The following are encoded together in the Planctomycetaceae bacterium genome:
- a CDS encoding chemotaxis protein CheD, whose product MITANSELLKRSVTVEIADAKVSSDTSRVLATYSLGSCIGVCLYSSNNQVGGMLHYLLPDSASNPQRAKDNPYIYADTGMKALLNELASMGVTKNQIKVKIAGGAQRIKVVAEGFDIGKRNYLAIRKILWKNGMFIDSEDVGGCSPRTLYMDISDGTIIVKSSGSEKTL is encoded by the coding sequence ATGATAACGGCAAATTCAGAATTGTTAAAGAGGTCCGTAACGGTGGAAATAGCTGACGCCAAAGTGTCATCGGATACGTCCCGTGTCCTTGCAACATATTCTCTCGGCTCGTGCATAGGCGTCTGTTTATACAGCTCAAACAATCAGGTTGGTGGAATGCTGCACTATCTGCTGCCGGACTCAGCGTCCAATCCGCAAAGAGCAAAAGACAATCCATACATTTACGCTGATACAGGAATGAAGGCTCTGCTGAATGAACTGGCATCTATGGGAGTGACTAAAAATCAGATTAAAGTCAAAATCGCCGGCGGCGCACAAAGAATTAAAGTTGTTGCCGAAGGATTTGATATAGGAAAACGCAATTATCTTGCTATACGAAAAATATTATGGAAAAACGGTATGTTCATTGACTCCGAAGACGTCGGCGGGTGCTCACCGAGAACTTTATATATGGATATTAGTGACGGGACTATAATCGTAAAATCCAGCGGTTCAGAAAAAACTCTTTAA
- a CDS encoding V-type ATPase subunit — MAIETEQPRFDFNTYPSIDDTDWGYVQAVAQIRAMEDSLFSKQFFTELANAKDFKGLCDMLAGTDYAVTPAMTEEEIEQLLTSRRIEVRKLFAQLIDNDDILSLLRARIDFANMRLAIRRLVTEKPLGTDYQPQGNVEPDQFELAFEQEDYSGLPAFLQDDVESAVLGYYKNKNVRDIDFEIDKAEAEFRLSTAEKSNNIFMIELVRMQIDLTNIKTMMRQKFRNIDERDAFLAGGYIEKSRLVQCLDTGYEALAGHFSATPYYHIIESGAAYLQKEKSFMKLEAACDEHILGFLKTTRYIPAGISPIVAYLLFREHEIRMVRLVTAANKALIKTDTVLDRIVV; from the coding sequence ATGGCAATAGAAACTGAACAACCACGTTTTGATTTTAACACATATCCATCAATCGATGATACTGATTGGGGTTATGTTCAGGCTGTCGCGCAAATACGAGCGATGGAAGATAGTTTGTTCAGCAAACAATTTTTCACGGAACTTGCCAACGCAAAGGATTTCAAGGGACTTTGTGATATGCTCGCAGGCACGGACTACGCTGTTACGCCGGCGATGACAGAAGAAGAAATTGAACAACTGCTTACAAGCCGTAGAATAGAAGTACGAAAATTATTCGCACAGCTAATCGACAACGATGATATTCTGTCGCTTCTTCGGGCAAGAATAGATTTCGCAAATATGAGACTGGCGATAAGAAGGCTTGTAACGGAAAAACCACTCGGCACAGATTATCAGCCGCAGGGCAACGTTGAGCCTGACCAGTTCGAGCTGGCGTTTGAGCAGGAAGATTACAGCGGACTCCCCGCATTTTTGCAGGACGATGTCGAATCGGCTGTTCTGGGATATTATAAAAATAAAAACGTCAGGGACATAGATTTTGAAATAGATAAAGCTGAAGCGGAATTCAGATTAAGCACCGCTGAAAAAAGCAATAATATATTTATGATTGAATTGGTCAGAATGCAAATCGACCTGACCAATATCAAAACAATGATGCGGCAGAAATTTCGCAATATAGACGAACGCGACGCATTTTTAGCTGGCGGATATATCGAAAAATCAAGACTCGTGCAGTGTCTGGATACAGGATATGAAGCACTGGCGGGACATTTTTCCGCAACGCCCTACTATCATATTATCGAAAGCGGTGCGGCTTATCTTCAAAAAGAAAAATCATTTATGAAACTTGAAGCAGCGTGCGATGAACATATTCTCGGATTTCTGAAGACCACGCGGTATATTCCCGCGGGTATCAGCCCGATTGTCGCGTATCTGCTTTTCAGGGAACATGAAATAAGAATGGTTCGGCTCGTAACGGCCGCCAATAAAGCGTTAATTAAAACTGATACAGTGCTTGACAGGATAGTTGTGTAA
- a CDS encoding response regulator gives MSWKILIVDDSALTRKIVRRVIEMTQMEVSEFLDAENGEEALKILKHTNVDLVLSDLNMPHMSGVEMVHHMKSTPDTKAIPVVIISTESKTARIRELLAEGVKDYLHKPFTPEEFKSLIQTVCTTNEQKTENMSVEALSKALETMAFMTVMPVDDEMIVPEQTIVAEIGFSGMRNGTVEILAGKDFCKMLAENIGAMDSPDDKSAFDAIKELSNVTCGLFLPMIVSSTADVFDVTVPKSGSCDDSSQWKAFTADENTSVVNVDGHAVAIRLTVKETDETKAPEPVSVA, from the coding sequence ATGTCGTGGAAAATTTTAATTGTGGATGATTCGGCTTTGACGCGCAAGATAGTAAGACGCGTCATCGAAATGACACAAATGGAGGTGTCAGAGTTCCTGGATGCCGAGAATGGCGAAGAGGCCTTGAAGATTCTCAAGCATACGAATGTGGATTTGGTATTGTCGGATTTGAATATGCCGCATATGAGTGGTGTAGAAATGGTGCATCACATGAAAAGTACACCGGATACCAAAGCTATTCCTGTTGTGATTATTTCCACTGAATCCAAGACCGCCCGTATAAGAGAGCTTTTGGCAGAGGGCGTTAAAGATTATCTCCATAAGCCGTTTACACCTGAAGAATTCAAGTCGCTTATACAGACCGTTTGTACTACAAACGAGCAGAAGACAGAGAATATGTCTGTCGAGGCGCTGTCAAAGGCGCTCGAAACGATGGCGTTTATGACTGTTATGCCGGTTGATGACGAAATGATCGTACCCGAACAGACAATCGTAGCAGAGATAGGATTCTCCGGAATGCGCAACGGAACAGTTGAAATACTCGCCGGCAAAGATTTCTGCAAAATGCTTGCAGAAAATATTGGCGCAATGGACAGTCCTGATGATAAGTCAGCGTTCGATGCGATCAAGGAATTGTCGAACGTTACGTGCGGATTGTTTCTGCCGATGATTGTTTCTTCGACAGCGGATGTTTTCGACGTTACCGTTCCGAAAAGCGGAAGCTGCGATGATTCGTCACAGTGGAAAGCGTTTACGGCAGATGAAAATACGAGCGTTGTAAATGTTGATGGTCATGCGGTCGCGATAAGACTGACAGTTAAAGAAACTGACGAAACGAAAGCGCCTGAACCTGTTAGTGTCGCATAA
- a CDS encoding V-type ATP synthase subunit D, whose amino-acid sequence MQAVTSATRMELLSLRRRVLLAARGHKLLSQKRDEISRQLIQISKTLGTLRVEVEKELIEVSRKFIMARATMEPESLKSAIEIPTKKFSLAINFAMIMSVKVPKFVKKIEGEIISYGYSNTSGELDVALKGLENVFDKLMELAEKEKQAQLLADELQKTRRRVNVLEHVVIPEMQQMIRFIYDKLAEAERDNISRLMKIAEMIRAV is encoded by the coding sequence ATGCAGGCAGTTACAAGTGCGACAAGAATGGAATTGTTATCTCTCCGCAGACGCGTTTTGCTGGCGGCCAGAGGACATAAACTGCTTAGCCAGAAAAGAGATGAAATTTCCCGTCAGTTGATACAAATCTCCAAAACGCTCGGCACATTGAGAGTTGAAGTTGAGAAGGAATTAATCGAGGTGTCGAGAAAGTTCATTATGGCTCGCGCAACGATGGAGCCTGAAAGTCTTAAATCGGCAATTGAAATCCCCACAAAAAAATTCAGCCTGGCGATTAACTTTGCGATGATTATGAGCGTGAAGGTTCCGAAATTTGTCAAGAAAATCGAAGGCGAAATTATCAGCTACGGCTATTCAAACACCAGCGGAGAACTTGACGTCGCTCTTAAAGGACTGGAGAATGTTTTCGATAAATTGATGGAGCTTGCCGAGAAAGAAAAACAGGCACAGCTTCTGGCCGATGAACTCCAGAAAACACGCCGAAGAGTAAACGTTCTTGAACACGTGGTTATACCTGAAATGCAGCAGATGATTCGGTTCATCTACGACAAACTCGCGGAAGCTGAACGAGACAACATCAGCAGACTTATGAAGATTGCTGAAATGATTCGGGCAGTATAA
- a CDS encoding V-type ATP synthase subunit A, translated as MTERTGTIVKVAGPVVMAKGMLGSRMYDVVRVSKHNLIGEIVELKNDTASIQVYEDTISVGPGEPVVDTGAPLSVELGPGLIESIYDGIQRPLNELYKEQGSYILRGSQLPGLNRSKKWHFKPAISNGSQVSGGDVIGTVQETPILLHKIMVPLKVSGKIDGLAEGDFTVVDKIATITASNGNKVEVTMMQKWPVRLGRTVKQRLAPDTILKTGQRVIDTFFPIAKGGTACVPGPFGSGKTVVQHQLAKWVDADVVVYVGCGERGNEMTDVLMEFPELKDPRSGHPLMKRSVLIANTSDMPVAAREASVYTGITIAEYFRDMGYSVALMADSTSRWAEAMREISTRLEEMPAEEGYPAYLGARIASFYERAGSIECLGAPERQGAVSIIGAVSPPGGDLSDSVVQATLHVVKVFWSLMGKLAYQRHFPAIDWLTSYSFYKQYLPSCFADKDKGAEMVQLTQEAMSLLEQESELAEIVRLVGSDSISPADRMVLQTSKSIREDYLHQNAFHEVDTYTSMDKQYEMLKDILHFHKKGLEAIAQGVDTEDIFKIAARHDIAQAKYQPEAQMDAIIKIRETINEQFNAQSTGAKNA; from the coding sequence ATGACTGAAAGAACAGGAACAATTGTCAAAGTCGCAGGCCCGGTCGTTATGGCCAAAGGTATGCTCGGCTCAAGAATGTACGATGTCGTACGAGTCAGCAAACATAACCTTATCGGCGAAATCGTCGAGCTTAAAAACGACACTGCGAGTATTCAGGTTTACGAAGACACAATCAGCGTAGGCCCCGGTGAACCAGTCGTCGATACCGGTGCACCGTTGAGCGTTGAACTCGGACCAGGCCTGATCGAAAGCATTTATGACGGTATTCAAAGACCGCTCAATGAACTTTATAAGGAACAAGGCAGCTATATTCTTCGCGGCAGTCAGCTTCCCGGCCTTAACAGAAGCAAAAAATGGCACTTCAAACCTGCAATCTCAAATGGCTCACAGGTCAGCGGCGGCGATGTAATCGGCACCGTTCAGGAAACGCCTATCCTTCTGCATAAAATTATGGTTCCTCTGAAAGTAAGCGGAAAAATCGACGGCCTTGCCGAAGGTGATTTCACTGTCGTTGACAAAATCGCAACGATAACAGCTTCCAATGGCAACAAAGTTGAAGTTACAATGATGCAGAAATGGCCTGTCCGTCTGGGCAGAACAGTAAAACAAAGACTTGCGCCTGATACAATTCTCAAAACAGGTCAGCGCGTTATCGATACATTCTTCCCCATCGCAAAAGGCGGTACCGCCTGCGTGCCGGGGCCGTTCGGTTCGGGCAAAACAGTCGTTCAGCATCAGCTCGCAAAGTGGGTCGATGCGGACGTTGTTGTTTACGTAGGCTGCGGCGAACGCGGAAACGAAATGACCGATGTGTTGATGGAATTCCCGGAATTGAAAGACCCAAGAAGCGGACATCCTTTGATGAAACGCTCGGTTCTTATCGCCAACACATCCGATATGCCCGTAGCGGCAAGAGAAGCCTCGGTTTATACCGGTATCACAATCGCAGAATATTTCCGCGATATGGGCTACAGCGTTGCGTTGATGGCCGACTCGACAAGCCGATGGGCGGAAGCTATGCGTGAAATTTCGACACGACTCGAAGAAATGCCCGCCGAAGAAGGTTATCCGGCATATCTTGGTGCAAGAATCGCGTCGTTCTATGAACGAGCAGGCAGCATCGAATGTCTTGGTGCTCCTGAACGTCAGGGCGCTGTATCGATTATCGGTGCGGTAAGTCCGCCGGGCGGCGATTTGTCCGACTCGGTTGTTCAGGCAACACTACACGTAGTTAAAGTGTTCTGGTCGTTGATGGGCAAACTCGCGTATCAGAGACACTTCCCCGCTATCGACTGGCTGACAAGCTATTCGTTCTATAAACAATATCTGCCAAGCTGCTTTGCGGACAAAGATAAAGGCGCTGAAATGGTACAACTTACGCAGGAAGCGATGAGCCTTTTGGAACAGGAATCAGAACTTGCTGAAATCGTAAGGCTTGTCGGTTCAGACTCTATCAGTCCGGCAGACAGAATGGTTCTCCAGACATCAAAGAGTATTCGAGAAGATTATCTGCATCAGAACGCTTTCCACGAAGTCGATACATATACATCGATGGATAAGCAATACGAAATGCTTAAGGATATTCTGCACTTCCACAAGAAAGGTCTTGAGGCAATCGCACAGGGCGTTGATACAGAAGATATTTTCAAAATAGCCGCACGCCACGACATCGCCCAGGCAAAATATCAGCCGGAAGCACAAATGGACGCGATTATAAAAATCAGAGAAACAATAAACGAACAATTCAACGCTCAATCTACAGGAGCAAAAAATGCTTAA
- a CDS encoding V-type ATP synthase subunit E — translation MDANQVVEKILNEAKASADKIKAEADAKLNAANAVNAQELSAYEQETQRLCEKATAESKERILAGARMAASRQETETKRALLNKVIEKTAEKIKAMNDAEYLDLMEGLIIASVKTGSEELVIGKNEKRINDDFVRRINQKLGEKGKLQMAGEKIDIEAGFILRQGKRRINASLDVMLKVASQELEGKLSEILFG, via the coding sequence ATGGATGCTAATCAGGTTGTAGAAAAGATTCTGAACGAGGCAAAGGCATCGGCTGATAAAATCAAGGCCGAGGCTGATGCGAAATTAAACGCCGCCAACGCCGTGAATGCACAGGAGCTTTCCGCTTATGAGCAGGAAACGCAGCGGCTTTGCGAAAAAGCGACAGCCGAGAGCAAAGAACGCATTCTGGCCGGCGCTCGAATGGCGGCTTCACGTCAGGAAACGGAAACAAAAAGAGCATTGCTTAATAAGGTCATTGAAAAAACCGCCGAGAAAATCAAAGCGATGAACGACGCGGAATATCTCGACCTGATGGAAGGTTTGATTATCGCATCCGTAAAGACCGGCAGCGAAGAATTAGTAATCGGCAAAAATGAAAAACGAATCAACGACGATTTCGTTCGCAGAATAAATCAAAAGCTCGGCGAAAAAGGCAAATTACAAATGGCAGGCGAAAAAATCGACATCGAGGCAGGCTTTATTTTAAGACAGGGCAAAAGACGAATCAACGCGTCTCTCGATGTTATGCTGAAAGTAGCCTCGCAGGAACTTGAAGGCAAACTTTCTGAAATATTATTCGGATAA
- a CDS encoding V-type ATP synthase subunit I, giving the protein MSISQMKKILIASYKDQAGKLLEAIQQHGIMELLDSGRSVVAKEWPELESVWERPRQIEEKLDKLERAIAFLKEYAEKKGGLVAALAPKTVIERKMFSGVVSGGEANKKLEDALNIEKKIETLSTEAENIAAQIQSLLPWENMQTPVEEIDSLDKATVLAGFLSEKNYNETLTNLSKLAVFEKISQTGSTVAFYAIAFNENTQEVQKFLRNLEFEAANFTGLKGTANELIKNFNAKLAEIQNELVQARKDAKEISGSLLDLEIMADYYRNALSKHKAQMTSPQSEKVFLFEGWVKKKDFAELKKIVSRFDASSITEIPVRKDEDVPVEIDNPKFLKPFETVTRLYGMPQSTSVDPTAFLAPFFAIFLGLCMSDVGYGLILAVIFWWLGKKLQACKQAIMLFFICSFTTILAGLITGSWFADTITSLIPQDTKVFTVLNGIKDKFLLIDPIAQPINFIILTLAIGYFQMMFGFCIAMVRNLLQKNFVAAICDQLVWLVFFNNFLVIGIIKFGKLPASLMPVSVAVAIICAITILLFAVREGSWGSRIGMGAFQLFSAVFFVGDTLSYCRLMALAMVGAGFGMAINVLVKMLMDVPYVGFIAGAILFVVGHTFNIALSLLGAFVHSMRLQFIEFFPKFFSGGGTDFRPLTKEYKHIMIKE; this is encoded by the coding sequence ATGTCCATATCTCAAATGAAAAAAATCCTGATTGCCAGCTATAAAGACCAGGCCGGCAAACTGCTGGAAGCGATTCAGCAGCATGGCATAATGGAATTACTCGATTCCGGGCGGTCGGTCGTTGCCAAAGAATGGCCGGAGTTGGAGAGCGTTTGGGAAAGGCCTCGTCAAATTGAAGAGAAATTAGATAAGCTGGAAAGAGCTATCGCGTTTCTTAAAGAGTATGCCGAGAAAAAAGGCGGACTGGTTGCGGCATTAGCGCCGAAGACCGTAATCGAGCGAAAAATGTTTTCCGGCGTGGTTTCAGGAGGCGAAGCCAATAAAAAACTCGAAGACGCTCTGAATATCGAAAAGAAAATCGAAACTCTTTCGACAGAAGCAGAAAATATTGCGGCGCAGATTCAATCTCTGCTTCCGTGGGAAAATATGCAGACACCCGTCGAGGAAATCGACAGCCTTGACAAAGCAACAGTTTTGGCAGGCTTTCTTTCAGAGAAAAATTATAATGAAACACTGACAAATTTGTCAAAACTTGCTGTTTTCGAGAAAATAAGCCAAACAGGCAGTACGGTTGCGTTTTACGCAATTGCTTTCAATGAAAACACACAGGAAGTACAAAAATTTCTGCGGAATCTGGAATTCGAAGCAGCAAATTTCACCGGCCTTAAAGGCACGGCAAACGAACTTATTAAAAACTTCAACGCGAAGCTGGCGGAAATACAAAACGAACTCGTGCAAGCACGCAAAGACGCAAAAGAAATCAGCGGCAGTCTGCTCGATTTAGAAATAATGGCGGATTACTACCGCAACGCTTTGAGCAAACACAAAGCACAAATGACTTCGCCGCAAAGCGAAAAAGTTTTTCTGTTCGAGGGATGGGTAAAGAAAAAAGATTTTGCGGAACTGAAAAAAATCGTTAGCAGGTTCGACGCATCAAGCATAACAGAAATACCTGTCAGAAAAGACGAAGACGTTCCGGTCGAGATAGACAATCCGAAATTCCTCAAGCCTTTTGAAACAGTAACTCGTCTTTATGGAATGCCTCAATCGACAAGCGTTGACCCAACGGCATTTCTTGCGCCGTTCTTCGCAATATTTCTGGGCTTATGCATGTCGGATGTCGGATACGGGTTGATTCTGGCAGTCATTTTCTGGTGGCTCGGAAAAAAATTACAGGCATGCAAACAGGCTATAATGCTCTTCTTTATTTGCAGCTTTACAACGATTCTTGCCGGCCTTATTACCGGTAGCTGGTTTGCAGACACTATTACATCTCTGATACCACAAGACACAAAAGTATTTACGGTTCTTAACGGCATAAAAGACAAGTTCCTGCTCATCGACCCGATTGCACAGCCGATTAATTTTATCATACTTACTTTGGCAATCGGATATTTTCAGATGATGTTCGGCTTCTGTATCGCAATGGTTCGCAATCTTTTGCAGAAAAATTTTGTCGCTGCGATTTGCGACCAGTTAGTGTGGCTGGTGTTCTTCAATAATTTCCTTGTTATTGGAATAATCAAATTCGGAAAACTTCCCGCTTCGCTGATGCCGGTGAGCGTTGCAGTCGCGATTATCTGTGCGATTACGATTTTGCTTTTCGCGGTTCGTGAAGGCTCGTGGGGTTCAAGAATAGGAATGGGCGCATTTCAGTTATTCAGCGCGGTGTTCTTTGTCGGCGATACATTAAGCTATTGTCGTTTGATGGCACTGGCAATGGTTGGCGCAGGTTTCGGGATGGCAATTAACGTTTTAGTTAAAATGCTGATGGATGTTCCTTATGTCGGATTTATCGCAGGCGCGATTCTGTTTGTCGTCGGACATACATTCAATATCGCTCTTTCGCTATTGGGCGCGTTTGTGCATTCAATGCGTCTTCAGTTTATCGAATTCTTCCCGAAATTCTTTTCCGGCGGCGGAACAGATTTCAGGCCTTTAACAAAAGAATACAAACATATTATGATTAAAGAATAG
- a CDS encoding Hpt domain-containing protein — protein MSKKDFTGIKTNGDLPDPCEICLPADIKDFLGDYDDSLNSMLNDMEKATLSYESGNKSKENTDTIKRILHKIKGESSMVGIEEITELTHQAEFAFEELKEEQLPDMLFRYKDWLCKALSSIAEKV, from the coding sequence ATGAGTAAAAAAGATTTTACAGGAATAAAAACCAACGGCGATTTGCCAGATCCTTGTGAAATTTGTCTCCCGGCAGATATTAAGGATTTTTTAGGTGATTATGACGATTCGCTGAATTCCATGCTCAACGATATGGAAAAAGCGACACTGTCGTACGAATCAGGAAATAAAAGTAAAGAAAATACAGATACTATAAAACGAATTCTGCATAAAATAAAAGGAGAGTCGTCAATGGTGGGCATCGAAGAAATCACCGAATTGACGCATCAGGCGGAATTTGCTTTTGAGGAACTTAAAGAAGAGCAGCTGCCCGATATGCTTTTCAGATATAAAGACTGGCTATGTAAGGCTTTGAGCAGTATTGCGGAAAAGGTATAA
- a CDS encoding V-type ATP synthase subunit B: MLKEYQTVSSISGPLVLVEQVDEARYGEIVEIEIGDGSIRHGQILQVENDKVLVQIFEGTEGIDVSTATVRMLGRPQELAVSMDILGRVFNGIGAPKDGGPEIIAEKRLNINGNPINPYARDYPNEFIQTGISTIDGLNPLVRGQKLPIFSGSGLPHDDLTAQLARQATVLGKGEQFAVVFGAMGITFEAAQFFINDLKKTGAIERAVMFINLANDPAIERIATPRVALTAAEYLAFEKDMHVLVILNDMTNYCEALRQISAARKEVPGRRGYPGYLYTDLATIYERAGRIKNKKGSITMVPVLTMPEDDKTHPVPDLTGYITEGQIILSRSLNRKGIAPPVDALPSLSRLKDKGIGKNKTREDHADLYNQLYAAYARGKECQELATILGEAALSDEDRKYMTYANEFEKQYISQGYYENRTIEQTLNLGWQLLSMFEDTELKRIRLEYIKKYMPQFRKK; encoded by the coding sequence ATGCTTAAAGAATACCAGACGGTAAGCAGTATAAGCGGCCCTTTGGTGCTGGTCGAACAGGTTGACGAAGCACGTTACGGCGAAATAGTGGAAATTGAAATCGGCGACGGCTCAATTCGTCACGGCCAAATACTTCAAGTTGAAAATGACAAAGTGCTCGTGCAGATTTTCGAAGGCACAGAAGGCATCGACGTCAGCACCGCGACAGTAAGAATGCTCGGCAGACCGCAGGAACTTGCGGTTTCTATGGATATTCTCGGCAGAGTTTTCAACGGTATCGGCGCCCCAAAAGACGGCGGCCCGGAAATCATCGCTGAAAAACGTCTGAATATCAACGGTAACCCGATTAATCCTTATGCTCGTGATTATCCAAACGAATTTATTCAGACTGGTATTTCTACAATCGACGGTCTTAACCCGCTCGTCCGCGGCCAAAAGCTCCCGATTTTCAGCGGTTCAGGTTTGCCGCATGATGATTTAACCGCACAGCTCGCAAGACAGGCGACAGTTCTCGGCAAAGGCGAACAATTCGCAGTAGTTTTCGGCGCAATGGGCATCACTTTCGAAGCGGCACAGTTCTTCATCAATGATTTGAAGAAAACCGGCGCGATTGAAAGAGCTGTTATGTTCATCAACCTCGCTAACGACCCTGCTATCGAAAGAATCGCAACACCGCGCGTTGCTTTGACAGCGGCTGAATATTTAGCGTTCGAAAAAGATATGCACGTTTTGGTTATCCTTAACGATATGACGAATTATTGCGAAGCCCTTCGCCAGATTAGCGCCGCACGAAAAGAAGTGCCCGGCAGAAGAGGCTATCCCGGTTATCTTTATACCGACCTTGCGACGATTTATGAACGTGCGGGCAGAATTAAAAATAAAAAAGGTTCGATTACAATGGTGCCGGTGCTGACAATGCCGGAAGACGATAAGACGCACCCAGTGCCGGACTTGACGGGTTATATTACAGAAGGCCAAATTATTCTTTCACGTTCGCTTAACCGCAAGGGCATTGCTCCGCCGGTTGATGCGCTGCCGAGTCTTTCAAGATTGAAAGATAAAGGTATCGGCAAGAACAAGACACGTGAAGACCATGCCGATTTGTATAACCAGCTTTACGCAGCTTATGCACGCGGTAAGGAATGTCAGGAGCTTGCGACGATTCTCGGCGAAGCCGCCCTGTCGGACGAAGACAGAAAGTATATGACTTACGCCAACGAATTCGAAAAGCAGTATATTTCGCAGGGCTATTACGAAAACAGAACGATTGAGCAGACACTCAATCTCGGCTGGCAGCTTTTGAGTATGTTCGAAGATACGGAACTCAAACGTATTCGTCTGGAATATATTAAAAAGTATATGCCGCAGTTTAGAAAGAAATAG
- a CDS encoding chemotaxis response regulator protein-glutamate methylesterase encodes MLTSLETDVKVLIVDDSAIVRKILSSHLGQQRGIEVVGTAPDPFIARDKIIALDPDVLTLDIEMPRMDGITFLRKLMQYHPMPVIILSSLTPKGSKMALEAMEAGAIDVISKPGPAYSVGDACNELVEKIKIASRAKINKKAIVAGSTPVEKLSLSETTNKIFAIGASTGGVQALTCVLSALPANSPGTLVVQHMPARFTASFAERLNSECEMEISEARDGDHVVPGRVLIAPGGYHMMLQRSGANYYVAVKDGPQVCRQRPSVELMFNSVAKFAGTNAIGAILTGMGDDGATGLVNMRKAGAHTIAQDEASCVVYGMPKEAAERGGAEKIVSLNDVARTLLAYALQK; translated from the coding sequence ATGCTGACTTCTCTTGAAACAGATGTGAAAGTTCTGATAGTTGACGACTCGGCAATCGTTCGCAAAATATTATCCAGCCATCTTGGTCAGCAGAGGGGAATAGAAGTTGTCGGAACTGCGCCGGATCCATTTATCGCACGTGATAAAATTATCGCGCTTGACCCTGATGTGCTTACGCTTGACATTGAAATGCCGAGAATGGACGGCATCACATTCCTTCGCAAATTAATGCAGTATCATCCGATGCCGGTTATTATTTTGAGTTCACTGACGCCCAAGGGCAGTAAAATGGCGCTCGAAGCTATGGAAGCCGGCGCGATAGATGTTATCAGCAAACCAGGGCCTGCATACAGTGTGGGCGACGCCTGCAATGAACTTGTTGAAAAAATTAAAATTGCCTCCAGAGCTAAAATAAACAAGAAAGCAATCGTCGCAGGCAGTACACCGGTTGAGAAATTAAGCTTGTCGGAAACAACAAATAAAATTTTTGCGATTGGCGCATCGACCGGCGGCGTACAGGCTTTGACTTGTGTCTTGTCTGCGTTGCCTGCGAATTCTCCGGGCACGCTCGTTGTTCAGCACATGCCGGCAAGATTTACCGCTTCATTCGCTGAAAGATTGAACAGTGAATGTGAAATGGAAATTTCTGAAGCACGCGACGGTGACCACGTTGTGCCGGGAAGAGTATTAATAGCGCCGGGCGGTTATCATATGATGCTGCAAAGATCCGGTGCGAACTATTACGTTGCTGTTAAAGACGGCCCGCAGGTTTGCAGACAAAGGCCGAGCGTTGAACTGATGTTTAATTCTGTTGCTAAATTCGCAGGCACAAACGCTATTGGCGCGATTTTAACGGGCATGGGCGATGACGGAGCGACAGGATTAGTGAATATGCGAAAAGCAGGCGCTCACACAATTGCGCAGGATGAAGCATCCTGTGTTGTGTATGGAATGCCGAAAGAAGCCGCCGAGCGAGGTGGTGCGGAAAAAATTGTATCGCTAAATGATGTCGCAAGAACGCTGCTGGCATACGCACTGCAGAAGTAA
- a CDS encoding V-type ATP synthase subunit K, with the protein MLENLGLTYAIAGAAIATFVAGIGSSVGLAIASKAADGVLSEKPERYGSLMLMVLLPSTQGIYGFVIAIMVMVKLKIIGGTPVDVTVMQGLEILGACLPVAVAGCISGIQQGKAGAAGIIMTAKRPEMAVKAGVLYAAMIEFYAILGFLISLLLVLGIKTAA; encoded by the coding sequence ATGCTCGAAAATTTAGGATTAACTTATGCAATAGCCGGCGCGGCTATCGCGACATTTGTCGCAGGTATCGGATCATCGGTAGGTCTTGCCATAGCATCAAAAGCAGCCGACGGCGTATTGAGTGAAAAGCCGGAACGTTACGGTTCATTGATGCTGATGGTGCTTCTGCCAAGTACGCAGGGTATTTATGGTTTCGTTATCGCGATTATGGTGATGGTGAAACTGAAAATCATCGGCGGTACTCCTGTTGATGTTACCGTGATGCAGGGACTTGAAATACTTGGCGCATGTCTGCCGGTTGCTGTTGCAGGATGTATAAGCGGTATTCAGCAGGGTAAAGCAGGCGCAGCAGGTATCATTATGACTGCTAAAAGACCGGAAATGGCTGTTAAGGCCGGCGTTCTGTATGCAGCGATGATTGAGTTCTACGCGATTCTTGGTTTCTTGATTTCACTGCTGCTTGTACTGGGTATCAAAACAGCGGCATAA